A single region of the Alosa alosa isolate M-15738 ecotype Scorff River chromosome 6, AALO_Geno_1.1, whole genome shotgun sequence genome encodes:
- the LOC125296048 gene encoding oxysterol-binding protein-related protein 6-like isoform X3, which translates to MNDIQPVATVPAPILAVNVPGLCEGYMMKKRKYPLKGWHRRYFHLEKGILRYSKTHQEILRGKIHGSLEVSLAVMSINKKSKRIDLDAGHSIYHMKAKTQDMFYIWLTKLSAHRMYGKNEAMSAHQEVLKAFSSHSGTMSTMTSLSQRGRAMSIMLPQYQSMMSICSPELERPSPASTGVNGKVSAWLQQTTEADACTHELNRCELDLTELGRLIQRLHWLEGGLPITDSDLERRISMQNLTLEKPKKKSGKIFGHSRSHSHTPMFSPSYLGNTSHLGASVQSIPDYVYTQLSTPAAGSPDGKKLQQDICVLSTRVHSSLKSIQNVLTQERERLRQAWTGPELRQSTSDQLATLCSTMSELDLQARLTKIHSLSLSSESSEESFCTVRQDQPAQSAARQQEMQQHMRQLSVADSMAEYFDASEVLLDESSSENEASDESGLSDITTSNSEPEEGHASASVKYRESVSSAPDVPSAVPKNTGRRTVLPAPCADNSHIGIFSILYNNVGKDLSRISMPVALNEPVNFLQRVSEELEYSELLDIANRTDDPYERMVYVAAFSISGYAWATWRSNYKPFNPVLGETYENIRDDRGFRYVSEQVSHHPPLSACHAESENFSFWQDQRWKYKFWGKSVEIISCGNVNVTLPKYGDHYEWNKVITCIHNVFSPQRHLEHYGDVVIRNKNSDGCTCKITFVKARYWGSEGSKNEVQGTVLNAAGKVVHRFGGCWHEGIFCDTLPNPKCIWKPNTQPDDWQKFYGFSQYARELNELTPELAKVLPPTDSRFRPDQRLLEEGKLSDADKKKDEVENKQRERRKELAKKGEEHIPRFFRKQLDDAGQEVWVTNGTYWKVRKEPGFAYTDNLNLW; encoded by the exons ATGAACGACATCCAGCCAGTGGCCACAGTGCCTGCCCCGATCCTGGCTGTGAATGTGCCTGGACTCTGTGAGGGTTACATGATGAAGAAGAGGAAGTACCCCCTCAAAGGCTGGCACAGG AGATATTTCCACCTGGAGAAAGGAATCCTGAGATACTCTAAAACCCACCAAGAG atTTTGAGGGGGAAGATTCATGGATCCTTGGAAGTCAGTCTCGCGGTCATGTCCATCAATAAGAAGTCTAAACGCATCGACCTGGATGCTGGCCACAGTATATACCACATGAAG GCCAAGACTCAAGACATGTTCTACATCTGGCTGACCAAGCTGTCCGCCCACCGCATGTATGGAAAAAACGAGGCCATGAGTGCCCACCAGGAGGTGCTGAAGGCCTTCTCCTCACACTCTGGCACAATGTCCACCATGACCAGCCTCTCACAGAGGGGCAGGGCCATGTCCATCATG ctCCCTCAATACCAGAGCATGATGTCCATTTGTTCTCCTGAGCTAGAGCGGCCCTCCCCTGCCTCGACTGGAGTCAACGGCAAGGTGTCCGCCTGGCTTCAGCAGACCACAGAGGCTGACGCTTGCACCCATG AGCTGAACCGGTGTGAGCTGGACCTGACTGAGCTGGGTCGTCTGATCCAGCGGCtccactggctggaggggggtCTGCCCATCACCGACTCGGACCTGGAGCGACGCATCAGCATGCAG AATCTCACTCTCGAAAAACCTAAGAAAAAGTCAGGGAAGATCTTTGGCCACTCGCGTTCTCACTCCCACACACCG ATGTTCTCCCCCAGTTACCTGGGCAACACATCCCACCTGGGCGCCTCTGTCCAGTCTATCCCTGACTACGTCTACACCCAGCTCTCCACACCGGCCGCCGGCTCGCCCGACGGCAAGAAGCTCCAGCAGGACATCTGTGTCCTCTCCACACGAG TCCACTCCTCTCTGAAGTCCATCCAGAACGTTCTGACTCAAGAGCGAGAGCGCCTGCGGCAGGCTTGGACAGGGCCAGAACTGCGGCAGTCCACCTCGGACCAGCTGGCCACACTCTGCTCCACCATGTCTGAG CTGGATCTGCAGGCCCGTTTAACAAAAATTCActccctgtccctctcctctGAATCGTCGGAAGAGTCCTTCTGCACTGTGCGCCAggatcag CCTGCCCAGTCAGCTGCCCGGCAGCAGGAAATGCAGCAGCACATGCGGCAGCTCTCTGTCGCCGACTCTATGGCTGAGTATTTCGATGCCAGTGAGGTGCTCCTCGATGAGAGCTCATCGGAGAACGAGGCCTCGGACGAGTCGGGCCTGAGCGACATCACCACCAGCAACTCCGAACCTGAAGAGGGCCACG CCTCAGCCTCCGTTAAGTACAGGGAGAGTGTCTCCAGTGCCCCAGATGTCCCCAGCGCTGTCCCTAAGAACACAGGCCGGCGGACGGTCCTGCCCGCACCATGTGCCGACAACAGCCACATTGGCATCTTCTCTATTCTCTACAACAACGTCGGGAAGGACCTGTCACGCATATCCATGCCAGTGGCCCTCAACGAACCCGTCAACTTCCTGCAGAGGGTCAGTGAGGAGCTGGAGTATTCAGAGCTGCTGGACATCGCGAATCGCACGGATGACCCCTACGAGAGGATG GTCTACGTGGCTGCCTTCTCCATCTCTGGCTATGCCTGGGCTACCTGGAGAAGTAACTACAAGCCCTTTAACCCAGTCCTGGGCGAGACCTATGAGAACATCAGAGACGACAGAGGCTTCCGCTACGTCAGTGAGCAG GTCAGCCATCACCCTCCTCTGTCGGCGTGTCATGCTGAGTCTGAAAACTTCAGCTTCTGGCAAG ACCAGCGTTGGAAGTACAAATTCTGGGGCAAATCAGTAGAGATCATCTCCTGCGGAAACGTCAATGTCACTTTGCCTAA GTATGGAGATCACTATGAGTGGAACAAGGTCATCACCTGCATCCACAACGTGTTTAGCCCCCAGCGGCACCTGGAGCACTATGGAGATGTGGTGATCCGCAACAAGAACAGCGACGGGTGCACATGCAAGATCACCTTTGTCAAA GCTCGCTACTGGGGTTCAGAGGGCAGTAAGAATGAGGTGCAGGGCACAGTCCTGAATGCAGCAGGCAAGGTGGTCCATCGCTTTGGTGGCTGTTGGCATGAGGGCATCTTCTGTGATACCCTGCCCAACCCCAAATGCATATGGAAGCCAA ACACTCAACCTGATGACTGGCAGAAGTTCTATGGCTTCTCGCAGTACGCCAGAGAGTTAAATGAGCTCACCCCTGAGCTGGCCAAGGTGCTGCCCCCTACAGACTCACGCTTCAGGCCGGACCAGAG GCTCCTGGAGGAGGGAAAGCTTTCTGATGCCGACAAGAAGAAGGATGAGGTCGAGaataaacagagggagagaagaaaagagttgGCCAAAAAGGGCGAGGAACATATTCCCCGCTTCtttag AAAACAACTGGACGATGCTGGTCAAGAGGTATGGGTGACCAACGGGACCTACTGGAAGGTTCGGAAAGAGCCAGGTTTTGCTTACACTGATAACCTGAACCTTTGGTAG
- the LOC125296048 gene encoding oxysterol-binding protein-related protein 7-like isoform X2, which yields MEYQDGTLSSSSQSVISGLERSPAASAFRPSHSREDSTGTGSSRHSRQNSRDWEIMNDIQPVATVPAPILAVNVPGLCEGYMMKKRKYPLKGWHRRYFHLEKGILRYSKTHQEILRGKIHGSLEVSLAVMSINKKSKRIDLDAGHSIYHMKAKTQDMFYIWLTKLSAHRMYGKNEAMSAHQEVLKAFSSHSGTMSTMTSLSQRGRAMSIMLPQYQSMMSICSPELERPSPASTGVNGKVSAWLQQTTEADACTHELNRCELDLTELGRLIQRLHWLEGGLPITDSDLERRISMQNLTLEKPKKKSGKIFGHSRSHSHTPMFSPSYLGNTSHLGASVQSIPDYVYTQLSTPAAGSPDGKKLQQDICVLSTRVHSSLKSIQNVLTQERERLRQAWTGPELRQSTSDQLATLCSTMSEPAQSAARQQEMQQHMRQLSVADSMAEYFDASEVLLDESSSENEASDESGLSDITTSNSEPEEGHASASVKYRESVSSAPDVPSAVPKNTGRRTVLPAPCADNSHIGIFSILYNNVGKDLSRISMPVALNEPVNFLQRVSEELEYSELLDIANRTDDPYERMVYVAAFSISGYAWATWRSNYKPFNPVLGETYENIRDDRGFRYVSEQVSHHPPLSACHAESENFSFWQDQRWKYKFWGKSVEIISCGNVNVTLPKYGDHYEWNKVITCIHNVFSPQRHLEHYGDVVIRNKNSDGCTCKITFVKARYWGSEGSKNEVQGTVLNAAGKVVHRFGGCWHEGIFCDTLPNPKCIWKPNTQPDDWQKFYGFSQYARELNELTPELAKVLPPTDSRFRPDQRLLEEGKLSDADKKKDEVENKQRERRKELAKKGEEHIPRFFRKQLDDAGQEVWVTNGTYWKVRKEPGFAYTDNLNLW from the exons ATGGAATATCAGGATGGAaccctcagcagcagcagccagtcAGTGATCAGTGGCTTGGAGAGGTCTCCCGCCGCGTCTGCGTTTAGGCCCTCCCACTCCCGGGAGGACAGCACAGGCACAGGCTCCTCACGGCACTCGCGCCAG AACTCGAGGGACTGGGAGATCATGAACGACATCCAGCCAGTGGCCACAGTGCCTGCCCCGATCCTGGCTGTGAATGTGCCTGGACTCTGTGAGGGTTACATGATGAAGAAGAGGAAGTACCCCCTCAAAGGCTGGCACAGG AGATATTTCCACCTGGAGAAAGGAATCCTGAGATACTCTAAAACCCACCAAGAG atTTTGAGGGGGAAGATTCATGGATCCTTGGAAGTCAGTCTCGCGGTCATGTCCATCAATAAGAAGTCTAAACGCATCGACCTGGATGCTGGCCACAGTATATACCACATGAAG GCCAAGACTCAAGACATGTTCTACATCTGGCTGACCAAGCTGTCCGCCCACCGCATGTATGGAAAAAACGAGGCCATGAGTGCCCACCAGGAGGTGCTGAAGGCCTTCTCCTCACACTCTGGCACAATGTCCACCATGACCAGCCTCTCACAGAGGGGCAGGGCCATGTCCATCATG ctCCCTCAATACCAGAGCATGATGTCCATTTGTTCTCCTGAGCTAGAGCGGCCCTCCCCTGCCTCGACTGGAGTCAACGGCAAGGTGTCCGCCTGGCTTCAGCAGACCACAGAGGCTGACGCTTGCACCCATG AGCTGAACCGGTGTGAGCTGGACCTGACTGAGCTGGGTCGTCTGATCCAGCGGCtccactggctggaggggggtCTGCCCATCACCGACTCGGACCTGGAGCGACGCATCAGCATGCAG AATCTCACTCTCGAAAAACCTAAGAAAAAGTCAGGGAAGATCTTTGGCCACTCGCGTTCTCACTCCCACACACCG ATGTTCTCCCCCAGTTACCTGGGCAACACATCCCACCTGGGCGCCTCTGTCCAGTCTATCCCTGACTACGTCTACACCCAGCTCTCCACACCGGCCGCCGGCTCGCCCGACGGCAAGAAGCTCCAGCAGGACATCTGTGTCCTCTCCACACGAG TCCACTCCTCTCTGAAGTCCATCCAGAACGTTCTGACTCAAGAGCGAGAGCGCCTGCGGCAGGCTTGGACAGGGCCAGAACTGCGGCAGTCCACCTCGGACCAGCTGGCCACACTCTGCTCCACCATGTCTGAG CCTGCCCAGTCAGCTGCCCGGCAGCAGGAAATGCAGCAGCACATGCGGCAGCTCTCTGTCGCCGACTCTATGGCTGAGTATTTCGATGCCAGTGAGGTGCTCCTCGATGAGAGCTCATCGGAGAACGAGGCCTCGGACGAGTCGGGCCTGAGCGACATCACCACCAGCAACTCCGAACCTGAAGAGGGCCACG CCTCAGCCTCCGTTAAGTACAGGGAGAGTGTCTCCAGTGCCCCAGATGTCCCCAGCGCTGTCCCTAAGAACACAGGCCGGCGGACGGTCCTGCCCGCACCATGTGCCGACAACAGCCACATTGGCATCTTCTCTATTCTCTACAACAACGTCGGGAAGGACCTGTCACGCATATCCATGCCAGTGGCCCTCAACGAACCCGTCAACTTCCTGCAGAGGGTCAGTGAGGAGCTGGAGTATTCAGAGCTGCTGGACATCGCGAATCGCACGGATGACCCCTACGAGAGGATG GTCTACGTGGCTGCCTTCTCCATCTCTGGCTATGCCTGGGCTACCTGGAGAAGTAACTACAAGCCCTTTAACCCAGTCCTGGGCGAGACCTATGAGAACATCAGAGACGACAGAGGCTTCCGCTACGTCAGTGAGCAG GTCAGCCATCACCCTCCTCTGTCGGCGTGTCATGCTGAGTCTGAAAACTTCAGCTTCTGGCAAG ACCAGCGTTGGAAGTACAAATTCTGGGGCAAATCAGTAGAGATCATCTCCTGCGGAAACGTCAATGTCACTTTGCCTAA GTATGGAGATCACTATGAGTGGAACAAGGTCATCACCTGCATCCACAACGTGTTTAGCCCCCAGCGGCACCTGGAGCACTATGGAGATGTGGTGATCCGCAACAAGAACAGCGACGGGTGCACATGCAAGATCACCTTTGTCAAA GCTCGCTACTGGGGTTCAGAGGGCAGTAAGAATGAGGTGCAGGGCACAGTCCTGAATGCAGCAGGCAAGGTGGTCCATCGCTTTGGTGGCTGTTGGCATGAGGGCATCTTCTGTGATACCCTGCCCAACCCCAAATGCATATGGAAGCCAA ACACTCAACCTGATGACTGGCAGAAGTTCTATGGCTTCTCGCAGTACGCCAGAGAGTTAAATGAGCTCACCCCTGAGCTGGCCAAGGTGCTGCCCCCTACAGACTCACGCTTCAGGCCGGACCAGAG GCTCCTGGAGGAGGGAAAGCTTTCTGATGCCGACAAGAAGAAGGATGAGGTCGAGaataaacagagggagagaagaaaagagttgGCCAAAAAGGGCGAGGAACATATTCCCCGCTTCtttag AAAACAACTGGACGATGCTGGTCAAGAGGTATGGGTGACCAACGGGACCTACTGGAAGGTTCGGAAAGAGCCAGGTTTTGCTTACACTGATAACCTGAACCTTTGGTAG
- the prr15la gene encoding proline-rich protein 15-like protein A, giving the protein MTEPGPSWWKLTFLRKKKSEPKVLYEIPAEYGSNTGHGPEGELPDDNQFNARLEKIVDKSATKGRHVKVSHSGRFKEKKRIRSTLAENPELFPATQASDENQQRSQ; this is encoded by the coding sequence ATGACTGAGCCGGGCCCCAGCTGGTGGAAGCTGACCTTCTTGAGGAAAAAGAAGTCCGAGCCCAAAGTCCTGTACGAGATCCCTGCCGAGTACGGCAGCAACACAGGGCATGGGCCCGAGGGTGAACTGCCAGACGACAACCAGTTCAACGCCCGTCTCGAGAAGATCGTGGACAAGTCGGCCACCAAGGGCCGTCACGTGAAGGTGTCCCACTCCGGCCGTTttaaggagaagaagaggattCGCTCCACGCTGGCTGAGAATCCAGAACTGTTCCCCGCCACTCAGGCCAGCGACGAGAACCAGCAGAGATCCCAATAA
- the LOC125296048 gene encoding oxysterol-binding protein-related protein 7-like isoform X1: MEYQDGTLSSSSQSVISGLERSPAASAFRPSHSREDSTGTGSSRHSRQNSRDWEIMNDIQPVATVPAPILAVNVPGLCEGYMMKKRKYPLKGWHRRYFHLEKGILRYSKTHQEILRGKIHGSLEVSLAVMSINKKSKRIDLDAGHSIYHMKAKTQDMFYIWLTKLSAHRMYGKNEAMSAHQEVLKAFSSHSGTMSTMTSLSQRGRAMSIMLPQYQSMMSICSPELERPSPASTGVNGKVSAWLQQTTEADACTHELNRCELDLTELGRLIQRLHWLEGGLPITDSDLERRISMQNLTLEKPKKKSGKIFGHSRSHSHTPMFSPSYLGNTSHLGASVQSIPDYVYTQLSTPAAGSPDGKKLQQDICVLSTRVHSSLKSIQNVLTQERERLRQAWTGPELRQSTSDQLATLCSTMSELDLQARLTKIHSLSLSSESSEESFCTVRQDQPAQSAARQQEMQQHMRQLSVADSMAEYFDASEVLLDESSSENEASDESGLSDITTSNSEPEEGHASASVKYRESVSSAPDVPSAVPKNTGRRTVLPAPCADNSHIGIFSILYNNVGKDLSRISMPVALNEPVNFLQRVSEELEYSELLDIANRTDDPYERMVYVAAFSISGYAWATWRSNYKPFNPVLGETYENIRDDRGFRYVSEQVSHHPPLSACHAESENFSFWQDQRWKYKFWGKSVEIISCGNVNVTLPKYGDHYEWNKVITCIHNVFSPQRHLEHYGDVVIRNKNSDGCTCKITFVKARYWGSEGSKNEVQGTVLNAAGKVVHRFGGCWHEGIFCDTLPNPKCIWKPNTQPDDWQKFYGFSQYARELNELTPELAKVLPPTDSRFRPDQRLLEEGKLSDADKKKDEVENKQRERRKELAKKGEEHIPRFFRKQLDDAGQEVWVTNGTYWKVRKEPGFAYTDNLNLW; the protein is encoded by the exons ATGGAATATCAGGATGGAaccctcagcagcagcagccagtcAGTGATCAGTGGCTTGGAGAGGTCTCCCGCCGCGTCTGCGTTTAGGCCCTCCCACTCCCGGGAGGACAGCACAGGCACAGGCTCCTCACGGCACTCGCGCCAG AACTCGAGGGACTGGGAGATCATGAACGACATCCAGCCAGTGGCCACAGTGCCTGCCCCGATCCTGGCTGTGAATGTGCCTGGACTCTGTGAGGGTTACATGATGAAGAAGAGGAAGTACCCCCTCAAAGGCTGGCACAGG AGATATTTCCACCTGGAGAAAGGAATCCTGAGATACTCTAAAACCCACCAAGAG atTTTGAGGGGGAAGATTCATGGATCCTTGGAAGTCAGTCTCGCGGTCATGTCCATCAATAAGAAGTCTAAACGCATCGACCTGGATGCTGGCCACAGTATATACCACATGAAG GCCAAGACTCAAGACATGTTCTACATCTGGCTGACCAAGCTGTCCGCCCACCGCATGTATGGAAAAAACGAGGCCATGAGTGCCCACCAGGAGGTGCTGAAGGCCTTCTCCTCACACTCTGGCACAATGTCCACCATGACCAGCCTCTCACAGAGGGGCAGGGCCATGTCCATCATG ctCCCTCAATACCAGAGCATGATGTCCATTTGTTCTCCTGAGCTAGAGCGGCCCTCCCCTGCCTCGACTGGAGTCAACGGCAAGGTGTCCGCCTGGCTTCAGCAGACCACAGAGGCTGACGCTTGCACCCATG AGCTGAACCGGTGTGAGCTGGACCTGACTGAGCTGGGTCGTCTGATCCAGCGGCtccactggctggaggggggtCTGCCCATCACCGACTCGGACCTGGAGCGACGCATCAGCATGCAG AATCTCACTCTCGAAAAACCTAAGAAAAAGTCAGGGAAGATCTTTGGCCACTCGCGTTCTCACTCCCACACACCG ATGTTCTCCCCCAGTTACCTGGGCAACACATCCCACCTGGGCGCCTCTGTCCAGTCTATCCCTGACTACGTCTACACCCAGCTCTCCACACCGGCCGCCGGCTCGCCCGACGGCAAGAAGCTCCAGCAGGACATCTGTGTCCTCTCCACACGAG TCCACTCCTCTCTGAAGTCCATCCAGAACGTTCTGACTCAAGAGCGAGAGCGCCTGCGGCAGGCTTGGACAGGGCCAGAACTGCGGCAGTCCACCTCGGACCAGCTGGCCACACTCTGCTCCACCATGTCTGAG CTGGATCTGCAGGCCCGTTTAACAAAAATTCActccctgtccctctcctctGAATCGTCGGAAGAGTCCTTCTGCACTGTGCGCCAggatcag CCTGCCCAGTCAGCTGCCCGGCAGCAGGAAATGCAGCAGCACATGCGGCAGCTCTCTGTCGCCGACTCTATGGCTGAGTATTTCGATGCCAGTGAGGTGCTCCTCGATGAGAGCTCATCGGAGAACGAGGCCTCGGACGAGTCGGGCCTGAGCGACATCACCACCAGCAACTCCGAACCTGAAGAGGGCCACG CCTCAGCCTCCGTTAAGTACAGGGAGAGTGTCTCCAGTGCCCCAGATGTCCCCAGCGCTGTCCCTAAGAACACAGGCCGGCGGACGGTCCTGCCCGCACCATGTGCCGACAACAGCCACATTGGCATCTTCTCTATTCTCTACAACAACGTCGGGAAGGACCTGTCACGCATATCCATGCCAGTGGCCCTCAACGAACCCGTCAACTTCCTGCAGAGGGTCAGTGAGGAGCTGGAGTATTCAGAGCTGCTGGACATCGCGAATCGCACGGATGACCCCTACGAGAGGATG GTCTACGTGGCTGCCTTCTCCATCTCTGGCTATGCCTGGGCTACCTGGAGAAGTAACTACAAGCCCTTTAACCCAGTCCTGGGCGAGACCTATGAGAACATCAGAGACGACAGAGGCTTCCGCTACGTCAGTGAGCAG GTCAGCCATCACCCTCCTCTGTCGGCGTGTCATGCTGAGTCTGAAAACTTCAGCTTCTGGCAAG ACCAGCGTTGGAAGTACAAATTCTGGGGCAAATCAGTAGAGATCATCTCCTGCGGAAACGTCAATGTCACTTTGCCTAA GTATGGAGATCACTATGAGTGGAACAAGGTCATCACCTGCATCCACAACGTGTTTAGCCCCCAGCGGCACCTGGAGCACTATGGAGATGTGGTGATCCGCAACAAGAACAGCGACGGGTGCACATGCAAGATCACCTTTGTCAAA GCTCGCTACTGGGGTTCAGAGGGCAGTAAGAATGAGGTGCAGGGCACAGTCCTGAATGCAGCAGGCAAGGTGGTCCATCGCTTTGGTGGCTGTTGGCATGAGGGCATCTTCTGTGATACCCTGCCCAACCCCAAATGCATATGGAAGCCAA ACACTCAACCTGATGACTGGCAGAAGTTCTATGGCTTCTCGCAGTACGCCAGAGAGTTAAATGAGCTCACCCCTGAGCTGGCCAAGGTGCTGCCCCCTACAGACTCACGCTTCAGGCCGGACCAGAG GCTCCTGGAGGAGGGAAAGCTTTCTGATGCCGACAAGAAGAAGGATGAGGTCGAGaataaacagagggagagaagaaaagagttgGCCAAAAAGGGCGAGGAACATATTCCCCGCTTCtttag AAAACAACTGGACGATGCTGGTCAAGAGGTATGGGTGACCAACGGGACCTACTGGAAGGTTCGGAAAGAGCCAGGTTTTGCTTACACTGATAACCTGAACCTTTGGTAG